The proteins below come from a single Alligator mississippiensis isolate rAllMis1 chromosome 2, rAllMis1, whole genome shotgun sequence genomic window:
- the CDKN2AIP gene encoding CDKN2A-interacting protein, producing MAGAEGGAEPLGRSRAELAWVEALRGDCEPEQHWRHRREFLLRNVAAPPPAPGSAELQRLVSLSMVWANYVFLGCRYPAQVMAKALDMAHGLVVNSAPAHSAATTTHHLVAKVKKRGISSSNEGVEEPCKKQAVEKSKDSKDVGSDGKSTKTEACKEMESSLPKRQKKDADENSAKDLESSKPAFTLNQIPGTARDAGTEMKAAGHETTTKHNPAPTSSLATESKASCSLNLQDSKQENVLLTEKKNILVSAPALVASKSGPQANAPVPVASKSSPQVGALVPVASKSSSQAGASALVAPKSGPQVGASAPVASKSGPQAGPSVPVASKSGPQASASAPVASKSSPQAGASVPVASKSSPQVSTPVLVASKSNSGANVPLPVASKSGPQANAAVPMASKSGPQANAAVPMASKSGLRANAAVPMASKSGLQASAAVPMASKSNSGVSTPVPVVSKSGPQASAPVPVVSKSSPQASAPALVASKGGPQASAPAPLASKGGPQASAPAPLASKGGPQASAPAPLASKGGPQASAPAPLASKGGPQASAPAPLASKGGPQASAPAPLASKGGPQASAPAPLASKGGPQASAPAPLASKGGPQASAPAPLASKGGPQASAPAPLASKGGPQASAPAPLASKGGPQASAPAPLASKGGPQASAPAPLASKGGPQASAPAPLASKGGPQASAPAPLASKGGPQASAPAPAPLASKGGPQASAPAPAPLASKGGPQASAPAPAPLASKGGPQASAPAPAPLASKGGPQASAPAPAPLASKGGPQASAPAPAPLASKGGPQASAPAPAPLASKGGPQASAPAPAPLASKGGPQASAPAPAPLASKGGPQASAPAPAPLASKGGPQASAPAPAPLASKGGPQASAPAPAPLVSKGGPQASAPAPAPLVSKGGPQASAPAPAPLVSKGGPQASAPAPAPLVSKGGPQASAPAPVASKGGPQASTPAPVASRAGPQASAPAPVASRGGSQASAPAPVASRGGSQASAPAPVASRGSPQASAPAPVASRGGPQANAPAPVASKGGPQASAPALVASRGGLQASAPAPVASKGSPQASAPAPVASKSSLQASSQAPVASKSSLQAGTSLLASKGISQSAPAPLASKSGSQASTPMLLASKTGSQVSIPMLLASKSGSQASGSFLASKSGSQASASLLASKAGSQASESSAKVLRKPLTSEDAKERQPFFNRLYKAVAWKLVAVGGFSPNVNHAELLNSSIQSVKATLDVAFVPLKELADLPQNKSTQENVVCELRCKSVYLGTGCGKSQENAKAVASREALKLFLKKKVIVKICKRKYRGRDIEDLVLLDEEAKPSNLPPALRNPQEIL from the exons ATGGCGGGGGCGGAAGGGGGTGCGGAGCCACTGGGCCGCAGCCGCGCAGAGCTGGCGTGGGTCGAGGCGCTGCGCGGGGACTGCGAGCCCGAGCAGCACTGGCGGCACCGCCGCGAGTTTCTGCTGCGCAACGTGGCCGCGCCACCGCCGGCCCCGGGCAGCGCCGAGCTGCAGCGCCTCGTCTCGCTCTCCATGGTCTGGGCCAACTACGTCTTCCTGGGCTGCCG GTACCCAGCTCAGGTTATGGCGAAGGCGCTGGACATGGCCCACGGGCTGGTGGTGAACAGCGCGCCTGCCCActccgctgccaccaccacacaccaCCTGGTTGCCAAGGTGAAGAAAAGAGGCATATCGAGTAGCAATG AAGGGGTAGAGGAGCCTTGCAAGAAACAAGCTGTTGAGAAAAGCAAAGATTCCAAGGATGTTGGAAGTGACGGCAAATCTACAAAGACAGAAGCCTGCAAGGAGATGGAGAGCAGCTTGCCTAAAAGGCAGAAAAAGGATGCGGATGAGAATTCAGCAAAGGATTTGGAAAGCTCAAAGCCAGCCTTTACTTTGAACCAAATACCTGGCACAGCACGAGATGCAGGCACAGAAATGAAAGCTGCTGGTCATGAAACCACCACCAAGCATAATCCAGCTCCCACCTCTTCATTGGCAACTGAATCAAAGGCAAGCTGTAGCTTGAATCTACAGGATAGCAAACAAGAAAATGTGTTGctgactgaaaagaaaaatatattggtGAGCGCTCCAGCACTAGTGGCCTCCAAGAGCGGTCCCCAAGCAAATGCTCCAGTGCCAGTGGCCTCCAAGAGCAGTCCCCAGGTGGGCGCCTTGGTGCCGGTGGCCTCCAAGAGTAGTTCCCAGGCAGGTGCTTCAGCATTGGTGGCCCCCAAGAGCGGTCCCCAAGTGGGTGCTTCAGCTCCAGTGGCCTCTAAGAGTGGCCCCCAGGCAGGCCCTTCGGTGCCGGTGGCCTCCAAGAGTGGTCCCCAGGCGAGCGCTTCAGCGCCAGTGGCCTCTAAGAGCAGTCCCCAGGCAGGTGCTTCGGTCCCAGTGGCTTCCAAGAGCAGTCCCCAGGTGAGCACTCCAGTACTGGTGGCTTCCAAGAGCAATTCAGGGGCAAATGTTCCACTGCCGGTGGCCTCCAAGAGTGGTCCGCAGGCGAATGCTGCTGTGCCGATGGCCTCCAAGAGTGGTCCGCAGGCGAATGCTGCTGTGCCGATGGCCTCCAAGAGTGGTCTGCGGGCGAATGCTGCTGTGCCGATGGCCTCCAAGAGTGGTCTGCAGGCGAGCGCTGCTGTGCCGATGGCCTCCAAGAGTAATTCAGGGGTGAGCACTCCAGTACCAGTGGTCTCCAAGAGTGGTCCCCAGGCAAGTGCTCCAGTGCCAGTGGTCTCCAAGAGCAGTCCCCAGGCAAGTGCTCCAGCACTGGTGGCCTCCAAGGGCGGTCCCCAGGCGAGCGCGCCAGCGCCGCTGGCTTCCAAGGGCGGTCCCCAGGCGAGCGCGCCGGCGCCGCTGGCTTCCAAGGGCGGTCCCCAGGCGAGCGCGCCGGCGCCGCTGGCTTCCAAGGGCGGTCCCCAGGCGAGCGCGCCGGCGCCGCTGGCTTCCAAGGGCGGTCCCCAGGCGAGCGCGCCGGCGCCGCTGGCTTCCAAGGGCGGTCCCCAGGCGAGCGCGCCGGCGCCGCTGGCTTCCAAGGGCGGTCCCCAGGCGAGCGCGCCGGCGCCGCTGGCTTCCAAGGGCGGTCCCCAGGCGAGCGCGCCGGCGCCGCTGGCTTCCAAGGGCGGTCCCCAGGCGAGCGCGCCGGCGCCGCTGGCTTCCAAGGGCGGTCCCCAGGCGAGCGCGCCGGCGCCGCTGGCTTCCAAGGGCGGTCCCCAGGCGAGCGCGCCGGCGCCGCTGGCTTCCAAGGGCGGTCCCCAGGCGAGCGCGCCGGCGCCGCTGGCTTCCAAGGGCGGTCCCCAGGCGAGCGCGCCGGCGCCGCTGGCTTCCAAGGGCGGTCCCCAGGCGAGCGCGCCGGCGCCGCTGGCTTCCAAGGGCGGTCCCCAGGCGAGCGCGCCGGCGCCGCTGGCTTCCAAGGGCGGTCCCCAGGCGAGCGCGCCAGCTCCGGCGCCGCTGGCTTCCAAGGGCGGTCCCCAGGCGAGCGCGCCAGCTCCGGCGCCGCTGGCTTCCAAGGGCGGTCCCCAGGCGAGCGCGCCAGCTCCGGCGCCGCTGGCTTCCAAGGGCGGTCCCCAGGCGAGCGCGCCAGCTCCGGCGCCGCTGGCTTCCAAGGGCGGTCCCCAGGCGAGCGCGCCAGCTCCGGCGCCGCTGGCTTCCAAGGGCGGTCCCCAGGCGAGCGCGCCAGCTCCGGCGCCGCTGGCTTCCAAGGGCGGTCCCCAGGCGAGCGCGCCAGCTCCGGCGCCGCTGGCTTCCAAGGGCGGTCCCCAGGCGAGCGCGCCAGCTCCGGCGCCGCTGGCTTCCAAGGGCGGTCCCCAGGCGAGCGCGCCAGCTCCGGCGCCGCTGGCTTCCAAGGGCGGTCCCCAGGCGAGCGCGCCAGCTCCGGCGCCGCTGGCTTCCAAGGGCGGTCCCCAGGCGAGCGCGCCAGCTCCGGCGCCGCTGGCTTCCAAGGGCGGTCCCCAGGCGAGCGCGCCAGCTCCGGCGCCTCTGGTTTCCAAGGGCGGTCCCCAGGCGAGCGCGCCAGCTCCCGCGCCTCTGGTTTCCAAGGGCGGTCCCCAGGCGAGCGCGCCAGCTCCGGCGCCTCTGGTTTCCAAGGGCGGTCCCCAGGCGAGCGCGCCAGCTCCGGCGCCTCTGGTTTCCAAGGGCGGTCCCCAGGCGAGCGCGCCGGCGCCTGTGGCTTCCAAGGGCGGTCCCCAGGCGAGCACGCCGGCACCTGTGGCTTCCAGGGCCGGTCCCCAGGCGAGCGCGCCGGCACCTGTGGCTTCCAGGGGCGGTTCCCAGGCGAGCGCGCCGGCACCTGTGGCTTCCAGGGGCGGTTCCCAGGCGAGCGCGCCGGCACCTGTGGCTTCCAGGGGCAGTCCCCAGGCGAGCGCGCCGGCACCTGTGGCTTCCAGGGGTGGTCCCCAGGCGAACGCGCCGGCACCTGTGGCTTCCAAGGGCGGTCCCCAGGCGAGCGCGCCGGCACTTGTGGCTTCCAGGGGCGGTCTCCAGGCGAGCGCGCCGGCACCTGTGGCTTCCAAGGGCAGTCCCCAGGCAAGTGCTCCGGCACCTGTGGCTTCCAAGAGCAGTCTTCAGGCAAGCTCTCAGGCACCTGTGGCTTCCAAGAGCAGTTTGCAAGCAGGCACATCACTGTTGGCTTCCAAGGGCATTTCACAAAGTGCTCCAGCGCCATTGGCTTCCAAGAGTGGGTCACAGGCAAGCACACCAATGCTGTTGGCTTCTAAGACCGGTTCACAGGTGAGCATTCCAATGCTGTTGGCTTCCAAGAGCGGGTCACAGGCAAGCGGTTCATTCTTGGCTTCCAAGAGTGGATCCCAGGCAAGCGCTTCACTTTTGGCTTCCAAGGCCGGGTCACAAGCAAGCGAAAGTTCTGCTAAAGTACTGCGTAAGCCTTTAACCAGTGAAGATGCAAAGGAAAGACAACCTTTTTTTAATAGATTGTACAAAGCTGTAGCCTGGAAATTGGTTGCTGTTGGAGGCTTTAGTCCTAATGTGAATCATGCAGAACTCCTGAACTCATCCATTCAGTCTGTAAAAGCTACCTTAGATGTTGCTTTTGTTCCACTGAAGGAACTTGC